The Pseudomonas fragi DNA window CGAGCTGGTACGGGTCAACTGGAAGGTCAGCAGCCATGCGGCGACAGCCAGCAGTGCGGCAGGCGGATACAGCCCCAGCAGCATGCCGGCCGCCGTGGCGACACCCTTGCCGCCTCGAAAGCGGAAGTAGGCAGGGTACATATGGCCTACAACGGCGCAGCCGCCGATCCAGGCCTGGTCCTGGAGAGAGAAATCCAGTTGGTTGGCCAGCAGGACGGGCAAAAGCCCCTTGCACAGGTCGCCGAGCAAGGTCAGGACGGCAAGTTTTTTGCCGGCCAGACGCAACATGTTGGTTGCGCCGGCATTGCCGGAACCACTCATTCGCGGGTCGGGAGTTCCCGTCAGGCGGCTGAGCAAAATGGCAAAGGACAGAGAGCCGAGCAGGTAGGCGAGGATCGCCAGTAACCAAAACATGCTAACTATTCCGGGCGAGGACGCCCTGATTCTAACGGCGCTTTGCGCCCTTGTCGTGCTGCGGAGAAGAGTGCTTGGACAGAGTGTTTATCGAAGGCCTG harbors:
- the plsY gene encoding glycerol-3-phosphate 1-O-acyltransferase PlsY yields the protein MFWLLAILAYLLGSLSFAILLSRLTGTPDPRMSGSGNAGATNMLRLAGKKLAVLTLLGDLCKGLLPVLLANQLDFSLQDQAWIGGCAVVGHMYPAYFRFRGGKGVATAAGMLLGLYPPAALLAVAAWLLTFQLTRTSSLAALIATPLTLPLLAWQEPAALLPMSALTALIVWRHRGNLRDLMAGRERHF